A genome region from Hoplias malabaricus isolate fHopMal1 chromosome 8, fHopMal1.hap1, whole genome shotgun sequence includes the following:
- the slc17a5 gene encoding sialin, giving the protein MEPSVSDSETDDYQQPLLLRKDVEDQDIKRAPVLCSSRYGLALLSCYGFFVAYALRVNLSVAMVDMLNSSSSSSNGGNDSVCPRQPSPARPNHNHTASVYDWDSETQGWILGSFFYGYIITQIPGGYLARKYGAKWLLGYGILGTVIFTLLTPVAADLGAGYLIAVRVLEGIGEGVTFPAMHAMWASWAPPMERSRLLTISYAGAQLGTVVALPLSGQICFYLDWTYVFYIFGAVGLLWFILWALLVSNSPSSHRRISETERTYITTSLKNELSPTSDHIPWISIFTSVPLWAIVVAHFSYNWTFYTLLTLLPTYMNDILGFSIKQNGMLSALPYLGCWLLAMGGGQLADYLRETCLFRTVLVRKSFTLIGMIGPAVFLVAAGYTNCNYILAVVFLTVSSSLGGFSASGFNINHLDIAPSYAGILLGITNSFATIPGMVGPVIARLLTKSNTIIEWRTVFFISAGINLFGAFFYTLFGKGTVQPWAVQRVHMP; this is encoded by the exons CTCCAGTGCTCTGCTCTTCACGCTATGGACTGGCTTTACTGTCCTGTTATGGCTTTTTTGTGGCCTATGCGCTGAGGGTGAATCTTAGTGTGGCAATGGTGGATATGctgaacagcagcagcagcagcagcaatggTGGAAATGACTCAGTCTGCCCAAGGCAACCCAGCCCCGCACGCCCCAATCACAACCACACA GCCAGCGTGTATGATTGGGACTCAGAGACGCAGGGTTGGATCCTGGGCTCTTTCTTTTATGGCTACATCATCACTCAGATTCCAGGTGGCTACCTGGCTCGAAAGTATGGTGCCAAGTGGCTGCTGGGCTATGGAATACTGGGAACTGTGATCTTCACTCTGCTCACTCCTGTGGCTGCAGACCTGGGTGCCGGTTACCTAATTGCAGTCAGGGTGCTGGAGGGCATAGGGGAG GGTGTGACATTTCCTGCGATGCATGCGATGTGGGCATCTTGGGCTCCACCAATGGAGAGAAGTCGACTGCTCACCATCTCCTATGCAG GTGCCCAGCTTGGCACTGTAGTAGCCCTCCCCTTGTCTGGCCAGATATGTTTTTACTTGGACTGGACGtatgttttctatattttcg gAGCTGTCGGTCTCCTTTGGTTTATCCTGTGGGCTTTATTGGTCAGTAACAGTCCTAGTTCACACAGAAGGatatcagagacagagagaacgtACATTACAACCTCCCTAAAAAATGAG CTTTCCCCAACTTCTGACCATATACCATGGATATCCATCTTCACATCTGTGCCATTATGGGCTATAGTTGTTGCACATTTTTCCTACAACTGGACATTTTACACCTTGCTGACTCTCTTGCCTACTTACATGAATGACATACTGGGCTTCAGCATTAAGCAG AATGGCATGCTCTCTGCTCTGCCCTACCTGGGCTGCTGGTTACTGGCTATGGGAGGTGGCCAGTTGGCAGACTACCTGAGAGAGACCTGCCTCTTTCGCACTGTGCTTGTACGCAAGTCCTTCACACTCATAG GCATGATTGGGCCGGCTGTGTTCCTGGTGGCTGCAGGGTACACTAATTGTAATTACATCCTGGCTGTTGTTTTTCTCACCGTCTCCTCGTCTCTGGGTGGTTTTTCAGCATCCGGCTTCAACATCAATCATCTAGACATTGCGCCATC ATATGCTGGAATTTTACTTGGAATCACAAACTCCTTTGCGACAATACCAGGCATGGTGGGTCCAGTGATTGCAAGATTACTGACGAAATCT aACACCATTATAGAGTGGCGAACAGTTTTCTTCATCTCAGCTGGGATAAATCTGTTTGGAGCTTTCTTCTACACCCTGTTTGGAAAAGGTACTGTACAGCCCTGGGCTGTCCAAAGAGTGCACATGCCATGA
- the eef1a1a gene encoding elongation factor 1-alpha 1a codes for MGKEKLHINIVVIGHVDSGKSTTTGHLIYKCGGIDKRTIEKFEKEAAEMGKGSFKYAWVLDKLKAERERGITIDISLWKFETSKYYVTIIDAPGHRDFIKNMITGTSQADCAVLIVAAGVGEFEAGISKNGQTREHALLAYTLGVKQLIVGINKMDSTEPNYSQKRYEEIVKEVSTYIKKIGYNPETVAFVPISGWNGDNMLEASPNMTWFKGWKITRKEGSVTGTTLLEALDAIQPPTRPTDKPLRLPLQDVYKIGGIGTVPVGRVETGILKPGMVVTFAPVNVTTEVKSVEMHHEALSEALPGDNVGFNVKNVSVKDIRRGNVAGDSKNDPPQEAATFTAQVIILNHPGQISAGYAPVLDCHTAHIACKFAELKEKIDRRSGKKLEDNPKNLKSGDAAIVDMVPGKPMCVESFSEYPPLGRFAVRDMRQTVAVGVIKGVEKKAATGGKVTKSAQKAQKVK; via the exons ATGGGAAAAGAGAAGCTCCACATCAACATTGTGGTCATTGGCCATGTCGACTCTGGCAAGTCCACCACCACTGGTCACCTCATCTACAAGTGTGGTGGCATTGACAAGAGAACCATCGAGAAATTTGAGAAGGAGGCTGCTGAG ATGGGTAAGGGATCCTTTAAGTATGCCTGGGTATTGGATAAACTGAAGGCAGAGCGGGAACGTGGTATCACTATTGACATTTCCCTGTGGAAATTTGAGACAAGCAAGTACTATGTCACCATCATCGATGCTCCTGGTCATAGGGACTTTATCAAGAACATGATTACTGGGACCTCCCAG GCAGACTGTGCTGTATTGATTGTGGCAGCTGGTGTTGGCGAGTTTGAAGCTGGAATTTCAAAAAATGGCCAAACCAGAGAACATGCTCTACTAGCCTACACACTGGGAGTGAAGCAGCTTATTGTAGGCATCAACAAGATGGACTCCACTGAGCCCAACTACAGCCAGAAACGCTATGAGGAAATTGTAAAGGAAGTCAGCACCTATATCAAGAAGATTGGCTACAACCCAGAAACTGTTGCATTTGTTCCCATTTCTGGCTGGAATGGTGATAACATGCTTGAGGCCAGCCCCAAT ATGACCTGGTTCAAGGGTTGGAAGATTACCCGTAAAGAGGGAAGCGTAACTGGGACCACTCTCCTGGAAGCTCTAGATGCCATTCAGCCTCCGACTCGTCCCACCGACAAGCCGCTCCGCTTGCCCCTGCAGGATGTCTACAAGATTGGAG GTATTGGAACTGTCCCTGTGGGTCGGGTGGAGACTGGCATTCTGAAGCCCGGCATGGTGGTGACCTTTGCACCTGTTAATGTGACCACTGAAGTTAAATCGGTGGAGATGCATCACGAAGCCCTGTCTGAAGCCTTGCCCGGTGACAATGTGGGCTTCAATGTCAAAAACGTCTCCGTGAAAGACATCCGTCGTGGAAACGTCGCTGGGGACAGCAAGAATGACCCGCCCCAAGAGGCAGCCACCTTCACGGCTCAA GTGATCATCCTGAACCACCCTGGACAGATTAGTGCTGGTTATGCTCCAGTGTTGGACTGCCACACTGCACACATTGCCTGCAAGTTTGCTGAGCTGAAGGAGAAGATTGACCGTCGTTCTGGGAAGAAACTAGAAGACAATCCCAAGAACTTGAAGTCTGGAGATGCTGCAATTGTGGACATGGTGCCAGGGAAGCCCATGTGTGTGGAGAGCTTCTCTGAATATCCTCCTCTTG GGCGCTTTGCTGTGCGTGATATGCGTCAGACTGTGGCCGTGGGTGTGATCAAGGGAGTGGAGAAGAAGGCTGCGACTGGTGGCAAAGTCACCAAGTCTGCTCAGAAAGCCCAGAAGGTCAAATGA
- the cgasa gene encoding cyclic GMP-AMP synthase, producing the protein MPGRGRPRKTAAESPRDGPAADGTPEKGPGAKEPGSTKLRSCRKTEERSGGSAENESPAKERKKTLSKKKDTQAPVSSKPTCAGAQNQLASTTENSTEETRALRNPPKKSSSLEHSPNKLLRETLENLKIKKIHRSEATKCVNDIQEAVTRHVSKNLHWCKDIKVLRTGSHYENVKICDSDEFDVMMAVSVERVDIQPFGDDGAFYSVAMKRHQTHVLDKFLNDDKTIRASEMLQEFRESVKEVTNKLPYEVTVERKKPGCPAVTLKVMQDKVISLDFVLGLEVHSSSWPSFTVDGFKIDKWLGKTVKTEQKRKPYYLVSKYEGSGQRELDGVIAKDAWRISFSHVEKFILKNHGLSKTCCETRPTCCRKQCLKLLKYLVQRLKEKYPKEAAKLCSYHAKTTLLHSCASRVEDSEWATDQLSHCFQQLLHDFEEHLRRYQLPNFFIPSHNLLKSAGLDNKTCILLANHIEFQRNNNFPLFDE; encoded by the exons ATGCCCGGTAGAGGCAGACCTAGAAAAACCGCGGCGGAGTCCCCAAGAGATGGTCCTGCAGCTGACGGGACCCCAGAAAAGGGTCCTGGAGCTAAGGAGCCGGGGTCCACAAAATTAAGGAGCTGCAGGAAGACGGAGGAAAGAAGTGGAGGGAGTGCGGAGAATGAATCACCGgcgaaagagaggaaaaagacgCTGAGCAAAAAGAAAGATACGCAAGCACCCGTTTCCAGCAAGCCCACCTGCGCCGGCGCACAGAACCAGCTGGCGTCTACTACTGAGAACAGTACAGAAGAGACAAGAGCACTCAGAAACCCACCAAAGAAAAGCAGCAGCCTCGAGCACAGTCCAAATAAACTACTCCGGGAGACCCTCGAGAACCTGAAGATTAAGAAAATTCACAGAAGCGAAGCAACGAAGTGCGTCAACGACATCCAGGAGGCAGTGACCAGACATGTGAGCAAAAACTTACACTGGTGCAAAGACATCAAGGTCCTGAGGACTGGGAGCCATTATGAAAACGTTAAA ATCTGTGATTCTGATGAGTTCGATGTGATGATGGCTGTTTCTGTGGAGAGAGTGGATATCCAGCCTTTTGGAGACGACGGGGCTTTCTACAGTGTGGCAATGAAGCGCCATCAGACACATGTCTTAGATAAATTTCTCAACGACGACAAAACCATCAGAGCGAGTGAAATGCTGCAGGAATTCCGGGAATCAGTGAAGGAAGTTACAAACAAGCTGCCGT ATGAAGTCACTGTGGAGCGGAAGAAGCCAGGCTGCCCTGCTGTGACACTAAAGGTGATGCAGGACAAGGTCATCTCTCTGGACTTTGTCCTGGGGCTGGAGGTGCACAGTTCCAGCTGGCCTAGCTTCACAGTGGACGGCTTCAAAATTGATAAGTGGCTCGGAAAAACAGTGAAAACTGAACAGAAGCGTAAACCCTATTATTTGGTATCAAAGTATGAGGGCAGTGGACAGAGAGAACTCGATGGGGTCATTGCCAAAG ATGCATGGCGTAtctctttttcacatgtggagAAGTTCATACTGAAGAACCATGGCCTCTCTAAGACCTGCTGTGAGACCCGTCCAACATGCTGCAG GAAGCAGTGTCTGAAACTGCTGAAGTATCTGGTGCAGAGGTTAAAGGAGAAGTACCCAAAGGAGGCGGCTAAGCTGTGCTCATATCACGCCAAGACCACTCTACTTCATTCTTGTGCCTCTCGAGTGGAGGACAGTGAATGGGCCACAGACCAActcagccactgcttccagcaGCTACTTCACGACTTTGAGGAGCACCTGAGAAGATACCAGCTGCCCAATTTCTTCATTCCCTCCCATAATCTGCTGAAGTCTGCTGGATTAGACAATAAAACCTGCATCTTACTGGCAAATCACATCGAGTTTCAACGCAACAACAACTTTCCCCTGTTTGATGAGTAA